The following coding sequences lie in one Dunckerocampus dactyliophorus isolate RoL2022-P2 chromosome 4, RoL_Ddac_1.1, whole genome shotgun sequence genomic window:
- the usp39 gene encoding U4/U6.U5 tri-snRNP-associated protein 2, translating into MVSLKREREDELDDDDDEDDGVPVKIGRGRVVEDRRSRHCPYLDTINRSVLDFDFEKLCSISLSHINVYACLICGKYFQGRGLKSHAYTHSVQFTHHVFLNLHTLKFYCLPDNYEIIDSSLEDITYVLKPTFTKQHISGLDKQGKLYRAYDGTTYLPGIVGLNNIKANDYANVVLQAFSNVPPLRNYFLEEENYRGIRRPPGDIMFLLVQRFGELMRKLWNPRNFKAHVSPHEMLQAVVLCSKKNFQITKQGDAVDFMTWFLNALHGALGGTKKKPTIITKAFQGSMRIFSKKLPHPDLTPEEKDALLLTEEYQEQMSESTFLFLTLDLPTAPLYKDEKEQLIIPQVPLFNILSKFNGGTEKEYKTYKENFLKRFQLTKLPPYLIFCIKRFTKNNFFVEKNPTIVNFPITNVDLREYLTEEAQVTEKNTTYDLVANVVHDGKPTEGAYRIHVLHHGTGKWYEMQDLQVIDILPQMITLSEAYIQIWKRQGSDKDTNNHTGA; encoded by the exons GAGTGTGTTGGACTTTGACTTTGAGAAGCTGTGCTCCATCTCTCTTTCCCACATCAACGTGtatgcctgtcttatatgtGGGAAGTACTTCCAGG GTCGAGGTCTGAAATCCCACGCATACACCCACAGTGTCCAATTCACTCACCACGTGTTCCTCAATCTGCACACACTCAAGTTTTACTGTCTGCCGGACAACTATGAGATCATTGACTCGTCATTAGAGGACATCACG TATGTGCTGAAGCCAACGTTCACCAAGCAGCACATTTCAGGTCTGGACAAGCAGGGCAAACTTTACCGAGCGTACGATGGAACAACCTACCTGCCAGGGATTGTTGGCCTCAACAACATCAAAGCCAATGACTATGCCAACGTGGTCTTGCAG GCCTTTTCCAACGTTCCACCTCTGCGGAACTACTTTCTGGAGGAAGAAAATTACAGAGGGATCCGCAGACCACCGGGGGACATCATGTTTCTCTTGGTGCAGCGCTTTGGTGAGCTGATGCGCAAACTTTGGAATCCCAGGAACTTCAAGGCCCACGTGTCTCCCCATGAGATGCTCCAGGCTGTTGTGCTCTGCAGCAAGAAGAACTTCCAAATCACCAAGCAAG GCGACGCTGTGGACTTTATGACTTGGTTTTTAAATGCTCTCCACGGTGCTCTTGGAGgcacaaagaaaaagccaa CGATCATTACAAAAGCATTTCAAGGCTCCATGCGGATTTTCTCCAAGAAACTACCACACCCAGATTTG ACGCCAGAGGAAAAGGATGCGCTGCTCCTGACCGAGGAGTACCAGGAGCAGATGTCTGAGTCTACGTTCTTATTCTTAACGCTTGACCTTCCGACTGCCCCCTTGTACAAGGATGAGAAGGAGCAGCTTATTATCCCTCAAGTGCCTCTCTTCAACATCCTATCGAAGTTCAACGGCGGGACAGAGAAG GAGTACAAAACATACAAGGAAAACTTCCTGAAAAGGTTCCAGCTGACCAAACTTCCACCGTACCTCATTTTTTGCATCAAAAGGTTCACAAAGAATAacttttttgttgaaaagaaCCCCACCATCGTCAACTTCCCCATCAC GAATGTAGACCTTCGTGAGTACTTGACAGAAGAAGCCCAAGTCACAGAGAAGAACACAACTTATGACCTTGTTGCTAACGTTGTGCATGATGGGAAACCAACTGAAGGAGCCTACAGAATACATGTCCTGCATCAT GGAACTGGGAAGTGGTACGAGATGCAAGACCTGCAAGTGATTGACATTCTACCCCAGATGATTACACTATCAGAGGCCTACATCCAG ATTTGGAAGCGACAGGGGAGTGATAAGGACACAAACAACCACACAGGCGCGTAG
- the sftpbb gene encoding surfactant protein Bb isoform X1, translating into MWECIKMSRVVRGCTGVNPSMQRQDTSSYLMMSAFGFRLVVLMASLCPGDFMFIKDPLAFMKDKSLTSDMCSECSHIIQLSANMISSKDRKEHVYETLHALCQHLPDNEASDCDSQLKVYLPKILRQTLGQNEVKATCSAFGLCAAHNDEEGKLFQRDTVRDITALTHTHEQFNPVCTLCLLVIKKLETMLPQNMTEDALMKLMDGVCDLLPLSYKTQCDDFVDKYGVQIVEFLLSSAAPHTICMLLHLCLFRDSPAPELPVPSDCESCRTLAMLSRLHLGLNATQSQTSSFLQSVCGQHHNAIPKCEAFTKIYGTQLQQGLGNQADHTDVCENLAFCEKHK; encoded by the exons ATGTCACGAGTGGTGCGTGGATGTACAGGTGTgaatcccagtatgcagaggcaAGACACTTCCAG CTATCTAATGATGTCTGCTTTTGGGTTTCGCCTGGTGGTCTTAATGGCGTCTCTGTGCCCTG GAGACTTCATGTTCATCAAAGACCCTCTGGCATTTATGAAGGACAAATCTCTg ACATCTGACATGTGTTCAGAGTGCAGCCACATCATCCAGCTCTCTGCTAATATGATTTCCAGCAAAGATCGTAAG GAGCATGTGTATGAAACCTTGCATGCACTCTGCCAACACCTCCCAGATAACGAGGCCTCCGATTGTGACTCTCAGCTAAAGGTGTATTTGCCCAAAATCCTGCGACAAACACTCGGTCAAAAT GAAGTGAAAGCAACCTGTTCAGCTTTTGGGCTGTGTGCGGCCCACAACGACGAGGAAGGGAAACTTTTCCAACGTGACACCGTGAGAGATATAACTGCACTCACCCACACTCAT GAACAATTCAACCCAGTGTGCACCCTGTGCCTGCTTGTTATCAAGAAACTGGAGACTATGTTGCCCCAGAATATGACTGAg GATGCTTTAATGAAGCTCATGGATGGGGTTTGCGATCTCCTTCCTCTTAGCTACAAGACCCAGTGTGATGACTTTGTTGACAAATACGGTGTACAGATAGTTGAGTTCCTGCTTTCGTCGGCCGCCCCTCATACCATATGTATGCTCCTACATCTCTGTTTGTTCAGGGACTCACCTGCTCCAG AGCTGCCCGTCCCCTCAGACTGCGAGTCGTGCCGCACACTGGCTATGCTGAGCCGACTTCACCTGGGTCTCAATGCCACGCAGTCTCAGACATCCTCTTTCCTCCAGTCTGTCTGTGGTCAACACCACAATGCCATACCAAAG tgtgagGCTTTCACCAAAATCTATGGCACACAACTGCAGCAGGGTTTAGGAAACCAGGCGGACCATACAGACGTTTGTGAA AACCTGGCCTTTTGTGAGAAGCACAAGTGA
- the sftpbb gene encoding surfactant protein Bb isoform X2, giving the protein MKSYLMMSAFGFRLVVLMASLCPGDFMFIKDPLAFMKDKSLTSDMCSECSHIIQLSANMISSKDRKEHVYETLHALCQHLPDNEASDCDSQLKVYLPKILRQTLGQNEVKATCSAFGLCAAHNDEEGKLFQRDTVRDITALTHTHEQFNPVCTLCLLVIKKLETMLPQNMTEDALMKLMDGVCDLLPLSYKTQCDDFVDKYGVQIVEFLLSSAAPHTICMLLHLCLFRDSPAPELPVPSDCESCRTLAMLSRLHLGLNATQSQTSSFLQSVCGQHHNAIPKCEAFTKIYGTQLQQGLGNQADHTDVCENLAFCEKHK; this is encoded by the exons atgaaaag CTATCTAATGATGTCTGCTTTTGGGTTTCGCCTGGTGGTCTTAATGGCGTCTCTGTGCCCTG GAGACTTCATGTTCATCAAAGACCCTCTGGCATTTATGAAGGACAAATCTCTg ACATCTGACATGTGTTCAGAGTGCAGCCACATCATCCAGCTCTCTGCTAATATGATTTCCAGCAAAGATCGTAAG GAGCATGTGTATGAAACCTTGCATGCACTCTGCCAACACCTCCCAGATAACGAGGCCTCCGATTGTGACTCTCAGCTAAAGGTGTATTTGCCCAAAATCCTGCGACAAACACTCGGTCAAAAT GAAGTGAAAGCAACCTGTTCAGCTTTTGGGCTGTGTGCGGCCCACAACGACGAGGAAGGGAAACTTTTCCAACGTGACACCGTGAGAGATATAACTGCACTCACCCACACTCAT GAACAATTCAACCCAGTGTGCACCCTGTGCCTGCTTGTTATCAAGAAACTGGAGACTATGTTGCCCCAGAATATGACTGAg GATGCTTTAATGAAGCTCATGGATGGGGTTTGCGATCTCCTTCCTCTTAGCTACAAGACCCAGTGTGATGACTTTGTTGACAAATACGGTGTACAGATAGTTGAGTTCCTGCTTTCGTCGGCCGCCCCTCATACCATATGTATGCTCCTACATCTCTGTTTGTTCAGGGACTCACCTGCTCCAG AGCTGCCCGTCCCCTCAGACTGCGAGTCGTGCCGCACACTGGCTATGCTGAGCCGACTTCACCTGGGTCTCAATGCCACGCAGTCTCAGACATCCTCTTTCCTCCAGTCTGTCTGTGGTCAACACCACAATGCCATACCAAAG tgtgagGCTTTCACCAAAATCTATGGCACACAACTGCAGCAGGGTTTAGGAAACCAGGCGGACCATACAGACGTTTGTGAA AACCTGGCCTTTTGTGAGAAGCACAAGTGA